One Photobacterium sp. TY1-4 genomic window carries:
- a CDS encoding LysR family transcriptional regulator, whose product MNHFDYNLLRVLEVLLEEQSVTAAAARLHLSQSAVSKQLAKLRETFSDPLFERTAHGLRATPRAKALAPQLRVLLQQLEQFTRPNAFDPALSRREFRIDMVEAAYSLTYPCFMPELLALAPNLRLSSQIWSQDSLEKLLRCDIDMAICIREWDERSPLHVSQIPPELNYVALVRDHPICIMRADHPLFEEPWGLETFLNYRHLQVSFGGVEHWLLDDVLAREKRQRDIAVNMAEFHSALRLCESSDLIMSAPAKYAATMMGNFNVRSLDVPVDLVPGAYVLMWHQHYDLDPSHRWLRSLMIDQVHARYPA is encoded by the coding sequence TTGAATCACTTTGACTATAACCTGCTTCGGGTGCTGGAAGTACTGCTTGAGGAGCAGAGCGTGACTGCGGCGGCAGCACGGCTGCACTTGAGCCAGTCGGCGGTGAGCAAGCAACTGGCCAAACTGCGGGAGACCTTCAGCGATCCTTTGTTTGAGAGAACGGCACATGGCTTGCGGGCGACACCGCGGGCTAAAGCGTTGGCGCCGCAGCTGCGGGTGCTGTTGCAGCAGCTGGAACAGTTTACCCGGCCGAATGCGTTCGATCCGGCGCTCAGCCGCCGTGAGTTTCGGATTGATATGGTCGAGGCGGCGTACTCACTGACTTATCCCTGTTTTATGCCGGAACTTCTGGCACTGGCTCCCAATCTTCGGCTCAGCAGTCAGATCTGGAGCCAGGATAGCCTGGAAAAGCTGCTTCGCTGTGACATAGATATGGCGATTTGTATTCGGGAGTGGGATGAGCGCTCGCCGCTGCATGTTAGTCAGATCCCGCCGGAGCTCAATTATGTCGCGCTGGTGCGGGATCATCCGATTTGCATCATGCGGGCGGATCACCCGTTATTTGAGGAGCCCTGGGGGCTTGAGACGTTTCTGAACTATCGCCATTTGCAGGTCAGTTTTGGCGGGGTCGAGCACTGGCTGCTGGATGACGTACTGGCGCGCGAAAAACGTCAGCGGGATATTGCGGTGAACATGGCCGAGTTTCACAGTGCACTACGGTTGTGTGAAAGCAGCGATTTGATCATGAGCGCTCCGGCCAAATATGCCGCGACCATGATGGGGAATTTCAACGTGCGGAGCCTGGACGTCCCGGTCGACCTGGTGCCCGGGGCTTATGTGCTGATGTGGCACCAGCATTATGATTTGGACCCGAGCCATCGCTGGCTGCGCTCCCTGATGATCGATCAGGTCCATGCCCGGTATCCGGCGTAA
- a CDS encoding SOS response-associated peptidase, with protein sequence MCGRFIISGDTFNQMVRDDIGCAFSAQASPDIRPSQQIATIIYQQGQLEQQESIWGIKPDWAKKQIINARAETVNEKKLFHHAMQNHRCLIPCSGWYEWHDEGGPRKQKYRFGHAESRPFYMAGIWFPGDMPELVTLTTSPDEACRPYHDRMPALILPKDAWSWLEGNITSAMPLLTPDKPFPITVTAV encoded by the coding sequence ATGTGTGGACGATTCATTATTTCCGGCGATACCTTCAATCAAATGGTCCGTGACGACATTGGCTGTGCCTTCAGTGCCCAAGCCAGCCCGGATATTCGCCCCAGCCAGCAGATCGCCACCATTATTTATCAGCAGGGCCAGCTGGAACAGCAAGAGTCAATATGGGGGATCAAACCGGACTGGGCGAAAAAACAGATCATCAATGCCCGGGCCGAAACCGTGAATGAGAAGAAACTGTTTCACCATGCGATGCAAAACCATCGCTGCCTGATCCCCTGCAGCGGCTGGTATGAATGGCATGATGAAGGCGGCCCACGCAAACAGAAATACCGGTTCGGCCATGCCGAGAGCCGCCCGTTTTATATGGCAGGGATCTGGTTTCCCGGTGACATGCCGGAGCTGGTCACGTTGACGACATCCCCGGATGAGGCCTGTCGCCCTTACCACGACCGGATGCCGGCCCTGATCCTTCCCAAGGATGCCTGGTCATGGCTGGAGGGCAATATCACGTCGGCGATGCCGCTCCTGACCCCAGACAAACCTTTCCCGATCACGGTCACTGCCGTGTAG